CGCAGCTTCGAATCGCTGTTGATATTGATGATCAACGGCAGCAGCGGCCTGTTCAGAATCGAGGATCCTGTGATATCTTCTAACTGTACTCTCGCTCACATTGAGTGTTTCAGCAATCATCTCGGTTGAGCTCTCATTCTCACGGAGATCTCGAAGCTGGTCTAGATCAAAAGGGGAATCAAAATCTGTCTCGCGTAGTAAGTGAAGATGAATTCGTGCACGTGTGACGGTTTTGTCTCGGCTCGCATTCCCCAGTTCACGTGCAATCGCTGTATCAGTATATTCGTCGTAGAATAGTTGGACAAGCGTTACTAGTTCTTCTAATTCGAGTGAAGTTCGAAATTCATATTCCTGCTTTATCTCCTGAATGATGGTTCGCAGTGACTCATTGGGTCCAGAATTGTCTCCAAGCGTTCCGGGAGCCTCTTTTTGATCCTCGGTAAATGTAGGATTGTCAGCGATATCCAGAAATATCTCGCGGAGTTGCTCAGTTTTATCCTGTGTAAAATCTGTTTTAGCCATTTCAGGCTAGAAAACTAGTCACTGTATCCATATCAAACTGTCGAACATGATCTCCAAAGAAGTATTCGTAGTAGAAATTAGTCCTCATTATTGATATCCTCCTTGCGCTCAAGCGCGAAGATTCCCCCGAGTTAGGATATTACGTTTCACAGTCAAACAACCGGTTCTCGTGAAACGAAACAGCCCCCATGGCGGTCGAATAAGCGAACCGCTGTATCACAAAGAGGCGTTTCACGCGTGGATTGTTGCTGTAAACAACACCGAAGTGCGGACACATGCTCACTACGTGCTGAACTCACACGGAACTACGGTTGATGTCAACCACTGGAAACAGGTAGATCTGAATCTCAAATGACGAGACAACGTCTGAGATCATTTGGGTCTGCTCACCACCAGTAAATGGATTTCGAACAGAGTGTGATTTCTCCGCACTGCCAATTCCAATGATCTTCTCATCAACGTCCGCCGCTATTTGCTCGAGAAGAGAGAGATGTCCAGTATGAAATGGTTGGACCGACCAATCAGCAGTCCCCGCATTATTCAGTTGTTCGAATCAAGGGATAAATAGACTCTGTTACGGGCGATTGTTTGACTTAGCAGCCATCTTAGATAGATTCACAACTAGAAGAATAATATAGGAACACTCAGCCACGTGAAGAGAGGTTATTCAACCAATTGTTTATCTTAGTTCTCCGCTTCAATTTCGAACTGTTCGTGCTCACTAGCGGCATTCAGGACCACGCTAGTATTGCTTTCATTAATGTCTGCATCACTAAGCAGCGTTTTGATCTGTTGATTCATGTCATCGGTATCTGTGTACTTTCCGACCGCGATAATGTCATGGTCGCCAGTGACTTCGTACACGCTGATCATTTGTGGTTGTTCTTGGAGTCGTGCAGTGACGTCCGGCAATGCCGTTCCTTCTACTTTGAGTTGGATGACAGCAGTTACATCATAGCCTAACGAATCATAATCAATCCGAGAAGTGTAACCGACAATGATACCTGCGTTTTGCAAATTTTCGAGATGATTTGAGACAGTAGTCACCGAAACATCCAATTCTTTGGCAATGCTACGGAGGCTAGCTCGACCGTCGTTCAACAAGACATTGATTAATTCTGTATCTAAATTTTCGTAGGTCATTACGCATATGATGTCTTTCCAGGACATTATTTCTTAGCCAGTGTCCAAATACTGCCGGTTAAAATACATCCCATCAATTGTCCTACTACACACCGAACAGTCTCCCTGTGTTTGTCGATGGGTTTAGTACTCATACGATCCATTTAGAAATTAACTTGCACAAATCAACAAGTCCCGTGTCGCGTGGATATACAATGACAATGTCGTCGGCAATACAGATCTAACGACTCACGATGCACTACAATTCATCCTGACTACCTTACTACAGTGCGTCCGCATAGGGAACGACAATCGTACGACTGGCCATGGCATCAGTATCCATCACCTAATCCTTGTGAATTGATATAATGCTTATGTCGTTGCATTATATGGCATAAAGCATGGAAATTCCCGATACGTTACTCTGCTTGTTCAGCGAATCCATCGAAGAACAGCAAGGATCCTATACAATAACTGTCCCTAAGCAAGAGGTGACAGACGGAGATATTCACGAAAATGGCTCGTATCGAGTCGCACTAATTGGCTCTCGAGAGACACGTACAGATAGCTCAGACGGATCTGACGAGTGGCTTGAACCACCCGTCGAGGAGGGAGATCGACGGAATGTTGAAATCGACGATATTGGGAACCAAGGCGATGGAATCGCCAGTGTTGAACGTGGCTACATTGTGATCGTCCCCGATACAGATCCCCAAGAGCAAGTAACGGTTGAAATTACGTCTGTGACTTCCAGATTTGCGTTTGCCGAGGTTGTCGACCGCGAGATAGATGAAGAATAGTCACTGGACGACTTACTCACGGGAATCTAAGTCGTTGAACTCGGCTGCAGTGATCATCTCAAGAAATTCAACACAGATATACCGATACTGGATGCTGTTTGTAAATCCACGGCTGATGTATGGCTTTTCTTACCTACAAATTTATAATAATAATCCAAAGAGTGTGGGTTGTTAATTTGTTCAGGTAAATAGCGGGAAGACCATGTCCGCTACTCTCCGGCGCGTTTGACGAGGCGCTTCAGGTTGAGGTGGCCAGCACCGTGGTAGGTCTCCCCACCGGGCGCGCTATTCGCAGTTTCCTGAATGAGTGATTCGACCTCTTCGACACTAGCGTTGGGCCGAAGCGAGCGAACAAGTGCAACCGCACCTGCGATTTGGGGAGCGGCCATCGAAGTACCTGCCTTCCAGCCGTAGCCAGGGACGGTATTACCGCTCTCGTCGGTCTCGTAAATGGTGGAGTAGACAAGGTCATTTTCCGAACCGGGAACTTCGTTATCGAGTGCCTCGAGGTCGGCATTACCGCCGGCAGCGCTGACATCGACTGCACCGCCGTAGTTAGTGTAGAAGGCTGGCTCGGTCGTTGGCTCTTCCAGTCGATTGCCTGTGAGCCACTTTTCTTCATTGTCACTGTGCTTGTTCCCCCAGCCAACACCGATAGGGCCGGTTGCAGCGACGCCGAAGACGCCCTCAGCCTCTGTTGGGATGCTGAGGGTGTTTTCGGGACTCATGTCGAGCGAGTCATTACCTGCGGAGTTTACGATGACCGTTCCTTGTGAGCGGACGTACTCCGCGACTTGTTCTGCGATGCGGAGTTCTTCCGTCAAGAATGGATACTGGTCGACGTATACATATGGCGCGGGGAAGCCGACGCTGTAGTTGATAGCATCACAGCCCGCTTCGGCGGCTTTCACCCACCCGGCGTAGCCGTCACCTTGTTTCCCTTCCTCGCCAGAGAACATCCGGTAGGAAACAATTTCAGTGTTGGGAGCTGTCCCGAGAACACCGCCGCCGGGACCGTCGTTGCTATTGGTTGCGGCGATGATGCCAGCCACATGTGTTCCATGGCTGCCCGCGCCGTTGGGGCGCCAATCGTACTCATCTTCTGAGACGTTCTCAGAGAGCTCATCATTGACGACGTCCGCGAGATCAGGGTGACCGTCATAGACGCCGGTATCGACGACGGCGACTCGGGTACCTGCACCAGTCGTCACGTCGTGGATAGTCTTGCCGTTGCCGGGTTTGTCCGTCAAGTCGTTGTTGATGTTCTGTACACGTTTGTCCCACTGATACTCGCTGTTTGAGGCTGAGCCGTCGTGATTGTGGTTCGAACCCTTGCCGCTGATCGCTGGTCCGTCCCGCGATCGGACAGCACCGATGCGGTCATCCCCTCGGTTGATAACACGATCGGCGACCGTTGTGCCATTCACGCGCTCTTGGTCGCCGCGTGCAACAAGTACATCCGCCTGCGAGAGGTCATGGATGATCTCGATGTCGTCGGGGATTTCTGAGCGATCGACATCACGGAGGTTGATAAAGAATCGCGAGTCTGAGGTGGTTGATGTCGCAGTACTGACGCCGAATGTCGCCGCTCCAAGTGTTGTACCAGTTAATTGGAGAAATGTCCGCCGGTTATGTTGTGGCATGACATATTCATTTATGAATTTCTTATTATTAAATATTTCTATTTATCTAATAAATTTGATTGTTAATAAGTGTGATTTGGTTCTTACGCGCCTTATTTGAGGTCAAGATTAGCTGTTCAGCAACGTTTCTCAAGACGTAACGTGGAGGAGCAACAAAAGACGAAAGCCGAACAGCTTCATGACAGAAACAGTTAGAATTGTCCGTTAGAGGGCAAGGGCTAATCAGCAATCTCGTTTGATTGTGTAATTATTGACTGGGAACGTGTGAGAATGGATCTCCGGGAGGGAGGCTACGCTGGATTCGAGTTTGAGGGTGGGGAAACCGCTGTGCCGGGGTTATCCGGTGCAATAGCACCGCACAGAAAAGAAAACTAGTGGCAGTGCGATACTAGGGGACAGTACGCAGCGGAAGCGACTGACAACGATATTTCCACAGCGATGCATGAGTCGGATTTTCCGGCGGTAACCACTCGAACGAGATCCGGCATAGAGTGAAAAGCGACTTTACTGCGTCCGACCGCTATATCGATATCGCAGAATAGCGCAAGCGTATCGCACCAAGGAAGCAAAGGTGAGCGAGGCAGAGCTGCAGAATCTCACTTAGAATCTTCGCCTCGAGTCAGAGGAGATATCCGAGATATGTGAGTGCGTATTTCAAAATACAGCTACCGCGACATCACTGGGATTCACTTGGTATGGACCATTCGTAATTATCAAGTTGGGAAAGAGTCAGGGGGATGTCAGTCGATAGAGTCAGATAGTCGAAAATGCGGCCCAGGATAATCCAGAGCAGAAGTGTTACCGGTAGGCCGATTATAACCGGGAGAAGTACAGTACCAGGACTCCGCCCTCGTACGAGGACATCCTGGGAGACAGGCACGATCCACATCGCAACAAGTGCAATTGTAAACCAGTG
The Haladaptatus caseinilyticus DNA segment above includes these coding regions:
- a CDS encoding S8 family peptidase, which produces MPQHNRRTFLQLTGTTLGAATFGVSTATSTTSDSRFFINLRDVDRSEIPDDIEIIHDLSQADVLVARGDQERVNGTTVADRVINRGDDRIGAVRSRDGPAISGKGSNHNHDGSASNSEYQWDKRVQNINNDLTDKPGNGKTIHDVTTGAGTRVAVVDTGVYDGHPDLADVVNDELSENVSEDEYDWRPNGAGSHGTHVAGIIAATNSNDGPGGGVLGTAPNTEIVSYRMFSGEEGKQGDGYAGWVKAAEAGCDAINYSVGFPAPYVYVDQYPFLTEELRIAEQVAEYVRSQGTVIVNSAGNDSLDMSPENTLSIPTEAEGVFGVAATGPIGVGWGNKHSDNEEKWLTGNRLEEPTTEPAFYTNYGGAVDVSAAGGNADLEALDNEVPGSENDLVYSTIYETDESGNTVPGYGWKAGTSMAAPQIAGAVALVRSLRPNASVEEVESLIQETANSAPGGETYHGAGHLNLKRLVKRAGE
- a CDS encoding response regulator receiver protein, whose amino-acid sequence is MAKTDFTQDKTEQLREIFLDIADNPTFTEDQKEAPGTLGDNSGPNESLRTIIQEIKQEYEFRTSLELEELVTLVQLFYDEYTDTAIARELGNASRDKTVTRARIHLHLLRETDFDSPFDLDQLRDLRENESSTEMIAETLNVSESTVRRYHRILDSEQAAAAVDHQYQQRFEAALADSGPSQSIRKSLESGLDDALDASPGKK
- a CDS encoding TRAM domain-containing protein, which codes for MEIPDTLLCLFSESIEEQQGSYTITVPKQEVTDGDIHENGSYRVALIGSRETRTDSSDGSDEWLEPPVEEGDRRNVEIDDIGNQGDGIASVERGYIVIVPDTDPQEQVTVEITSVTSRFAFAEVVDREIDEE
- the lrp gene encoding HTH-type transcriptional regulator Lrp; the protein is MTYENLDTELINVLLNDGRASLRSIAKELDVSVTTVSNHLENLQNAGIIVGYTSRIDYDSLGYDVTAVIQLKVEGTALPDVTARLQEQPQMISVYEVTGDHDIIAVGKYTDTDDMNQQIKTLLSDADINESNTSVVLNAASEHEQFEIEAEN
- a CDS encoding adenylyltransferase/cytidyltransferase family protein → MNNAGTADWSVQPFHTGHLSLLEQIAADVDEKIIGIGSAEKSHSVRNPFTGGEQTQMISDVVSSFEIQIYLFPVVDINRSSV